The following proteins are co-located in the Seriola aureovittata isolate HTS-2021-v1 ecotype China chromosome 7, ASM2101889v1, whole genome shotgun sequence genome:
- the derl1 gene encoding derlin-1: protein MSDIGDWFRSIPLITRSWFAASIAVPFIGKLGLVDFRHLMLVPELVYNKFHLWRPVTATLYFPITPNTGFLYLVNLYFLYHYSSRLETGAFDGRPADYIFMLLFNWICIVITGMLMNMRLLMIPLIMSVLYVWAQFNKDMIVSFWFGTRFKAHYLPWVILVFNFIIGGSFVNELTGNLVGHLYFFLMFKYPMDLGGRSFLSTPEFLYRYFPNKRGGVSGFGVPPSRRPAAQEQAGGGGGGGGGGGRHNWGQGFRLGGE, encoded by the exons ATGTCAGATATCGGGGACTGGTTCAGAAGCATCCCTTTAATCACCCGGTCCTGGTTTGCTGCCTCGATAGCTGTTCCCTTTATTGGGAAACTAGGATTGGTTGATTTCAGGCACCTCATGCTGGTCCCGGAGTTGGTGTATAACAAATTTCAT ctctggagACCAGTGACAGCCACCCTGTATTTTCCGATAACTCCTAACACTGGGTTTCTGTACCTGGTCAACCTGTATTTCCTCTACCACTACTCTTCTCGGCTAGAGACAG GGGCGTTTGATGGCAGACCTGCAGACTATATCTTCATGCTCCTCTTCAACTGGATTTGCATTGTT ATAACGGGGATGCTGATGAACATGCGG ctgctgatgaTCCCACTgatcatgtcagtgttgtacGTCTGGGCTCAGTTCAACAAAGACATGATTGTGTCCTTCTGGTTCGGCACACGATTCAAG GCACATTATCTACCTTGGGTCATCCTGGTCTTCAACTTCATCATTGGAGGCTC TTTTGTCAATGAACTGACAGGGAACCTGGTGGGTCACCTCTACTTCTTCCTCATGTTCAAATACCCCATGGACCTGGGTGGACGCTCCTTTCTCTCTACACCAGAGTtctt gtaTCGGTATTTCCCTAACAAGAGGGGAGGGGTGTCGGGCTTTGGAGTCCCTCCCAGCAGGAGACCAGCTGCCCAGGAGCaggcgggaggaggaggaggaggcggcggtgGGGGAGGACGCCACAACTGGGGCCAAGGCTTCCGCCTGGGGGGAGAATGA
- the tbc1d31 gene encoding TBC1 domain family member 31 isoform X2, producing the protein MEVTDIGNKEEGKVWHRKPTQGKGLLVTVIRTTQQAKTVRFLHVAFDTTGDSFLAGDHHGNIYVFDISRNRFRLVQKTGQACTALAFSLRRTTEFLVALADYTIKCFDKDTKQLVSWMRGHEGAVSSISVHSSGRYAITTSSDTAQLWDLDSFQRKRKLNIRQSVGIQRVFFLPLSNTILSCFSDDSIFAWESDTLFCKYQLPVPDSGPKISYKAFAVTRDGKSLAAGGRSNLMHLWCLDSKQLLRVIQMPTQVRTVRQLEFLPDSFDGGASQTLGVLSQDGVMRFINIHTCKLLFHMGSHDDAITGVAVSPNGRHVVAIMDNGSINIYSVQSLTQELNKPPPSQVAVVSGGDANQELSNLKVKVRSEVVQRPVMSSGRRQVKILRPPAVCAADDKENELPAGLNKKRLVALLKAFGEYPAKYRVLSALAHWAAIFGELEYLPLVAFPFVKLFQNNPMLCFEVVATVIVNWCQHWFEYFPNPPLNILSAAENVLAHHDKELLQHLMDCGITSQLYVWPLLETLFSEVLTRDEWLRLFDNIFSNHPSFLIMACVAYITCCREPLLLCSQKQDFEYFFHHRNNLDMAAMIKEAYRLLSSTPADIHPRTILSDFTPLTTGQYPVFNHYPEFIVEYQSREREKIRLQEMEYLHERQEVSAHRTDFVRRQAEEEAYYTQQELLQKAEEQRRNILAQEEEKLTQQRAKLAAMKRELKVKELQLLDATKRRFLKHQQDLRASQIQRLDQEISRKMDLRERETAAAVQDLEVRQMELEAQRRRLEQHLLKEQERMGRDVEAEVEMRMRKAEREEESYTELLHSTETNMQILEESLAEACQLGLESDWQREVAERLQQVDAEQERKRERLAELHRQTLAEEERLADTMRDVAGRKWDEVMSSRAQLQEQRQAWSSAVTDGQKQTRMRSPGLSRGLPQKLGTATAVHVGTSGVGLAIKQDTATTPRQAGSNMVCLNSSSPSESTSTNFSLDRGRAKLDSSERELLKEIRELRQKLAARAREGSSASSQSVHTLSSVSQ; encoded by the exons atggaggTGACAGACATCGGAAACAAAGAAGAGGGGAAAGTCTGGCATCGAAAACCAACCCAAGGCAAAGG TTTGTTAGTGACGGTGATCCGCACTACTCAGCAGGCCAAGACGGTGCGTTTCCTCCATGTGGCATTTGACACCACAGGAGATTCCTTCCTGGCTGGagatcaccatggcaacatcTATGTCTTTGACATCAGTAGAAACAG ATTTCGTCTGGTGCAGAAGACTGGGCAGGCATGCACTGCTCTGGCTTTCAGCCTCCGCAGGACCACAGAGTTCCTTGTGGCCCTGGCTGACTACACCATCAAGTGCTTTGACAAGG acacaaagcagTTGGTCAGTTGGATGCGAGGTCACGAGGGAGCAGTTTCATCCATTTCTGTCCACAGCTCAGGCCGCTACGCCATTACCACGTCCTCAGACACGGCTCAGCTCTGGGACCTGGACAGCTtccagaggaagaggaagctgaacATCAGGCAGTCTGTTGGCATACAGAGG gtgtttttccttcctctcagtAACACCATCCTCAGCTGTTTCAGTGATGACTCCATCTTTGCTTGGGAGAGTGACACACTGTTCTGCAAATACCAGCTCCCTGTTCCTGACTCCGGACCTAAAATCTCCTACAAGGCCTTTGCCGTCACACG TGATGGTAAGAGTCTTGCAGCAGGTGGGCGCTCCAACCTGATGCACCTGTGGTGTCTGGACAGCAAACAGCTGCTCAGAGTGATTCAGATGCCCACGCAAGTCCGAACCGTCAGACAGCTGGAGTTTCTGCCCGACAGCTTTGACGGTGGAGCGAGCCAG ACACTAGGTGTGTTGAGTCAGGATGGTGTGATGCGTTTCATCAACATCCACACCTGCAAGCTGCTTTTCCACATGGGTTCCCATGATGACGCCATCACAGGAGTGGCAGTCAGCCCCAATGGCAGACATGTTGTGGCCATCATGGATAACGGCAGCATCAATATCTACAGTGTCCAGAGTCTCACACAGGAATTAAACAAG CCTCCTCCCTCCCAGGTGGCAGTAGTCTCAGGTGGTGATGCTAATCAGGAATTGTCTAAcctaaaggtcaaggtcagatCTGAGGTTGTTCAAAGACCAGTCATGAGCTCGGGTAGAAGACAAGTGAAGATACTTAGAccccctgctgtgtgtgcagctgatgATAAAgag AATGAACTACCAGCTGGTCTGAATAAAAAGAGACTGGTTGCTCTGCTGAAGGCCTTTGGAGAATATCCTGCTAAATACAG GGTTTTGTCTGCATTAGCTCACTGGGCAGCCATCTTTGGAGAGCTGGAGTACCTTCCCCTGGTGGCCTTCCCCTTTGTCAAGCTCTTCCAGAACAACCCGATGCTCTGCTTCGAGGTGGTGGCAACTGTCATAG TGAACTGGTGCCAGcactggtttgagtatttcccCAACCCTCCTCTGAACATCCTGAGCGCGGCAGAGAATGTTCTGGCTCATCACGACAAGGAGCTGCTGCAACACCTGATGGACTGTGGCATCACTTCACAG CTCTATGTGTGGCCCCTGCTGGAGACCCTGTTCTCAGAGGTGTTGACTCGTGATGAGTGGCTTCGGCTCTTTGACAACATTTTCTCCAACCATCCTTCATTCCTGATCATGGCCTGTGTGGCTTATATCACCTGCTGCCGCgagcctctgctgctctgctcccagAAACAGGATTTTGAG tatttttttcacCATCGTAACAACCTGGACATGGCAGCCATGATAAAGGAGGCCTACCGGCTGCTGAGCAGCACGCCTGCAGACATCCATCCCAGGACTATTCTGTCTGACTTTACCCCACTGACCACGGGCCAGTACCCTGTGTTCAACCACTACCCAGAATTCATAGTGGAATATCAGAGCCGGGAGAGGGAGAAGATACGATTGCAGGAGATGGAGTATCTCCATGAGag GCAGGAGGTATCAGCGCATCGTACAGATTTTGTGCGTCGTCAAGCTGAAGAGGAGGCCTACTACACTCAACAG gagctgctgcagaaggCGGAGGAACAGCGCAGAAACATCCTggcacaagaagaagaaaaactaacaCAGCAGAGAGCAAA GTTGGCAGCCATGAAGAGAGAACTGAAGGTGAAGGAGTTACAGCTACTGGACGCAACTAAAAGACGCTTCCTCAAACACCAACAAGACCTGAGAGCCTCACAGATACAAAGACTAGACCAGGAGATCAGTAGAAAG ATGGATCTGCGGGAGCgagaaacagctgcagcagtccaGGACCTGGAGGTCAGACAGATGGAGCTAGAGGCTCAGAGGAGGCGACTTGAACAG CACCTGCTGAAGGAGCAGGAGCGGATGGGACGGGATGTTGAGGCAGAGGTggagatgaggatgaggaaggcagaaagagaggaggagagctacacagagctgctgcacagcacagagacaaacatgcaG ATCCTGGAGGAATCCCTGGCGGAGGCGTGCCAGCTGGGCCTGGAGTCAGACTGGCAGAGAGAGGTGGCGGAGCGCCTGCAGCAGGTCGACGCcgagcaggagaggaagagggagagactgGCAGAGCTTCACAGGCAAACcctggcagaggaggagagattgGCTGACACCATGAGAGATGTGGCAGGAAGAAAG TGGGATGAAGTGATGAGTAGCAGAGCCCAGTTACAGGAGCAGCGACAGGCCTGGTCTTCAGCAGTCACAG ATGGCCAGAAACAAACGAGGATGAGGTCACCGGGTTTGAGCAGAGGACTTCCTCAAAAACTGGGCACTGCCACTGCAGTTCATGTAGGAACCAGCGGTGTTGGTCTAGCAATCAAACAAGACACTGCCACCACTCCAAGGCAGGCAGGAAGCAACATGGTGTGTCTGAACAGCAGTTCACCTTCTGAGAGCACCTCCACCAACT TCTCCCTAGACCGAGGCCGGGCCAAGCTGGACAGCAGCGAGAGAGAGCTGCTTAAGGAAATCAGAGAACTGCGACAGAAGCTGGCGGCCAGAGCCAGAGAGGGCAGCTCTGCCTCCTCACAGTCTGTCCACACgctgtcctctgtctcccagTGA
- the LOC130172033 gene encoding protein FAM83G-like, with protein MEASSVSVLGYRRSKPLGKVRRRVQDLRIPSSYYYDFTAVRPMLDLSHNESTRLAVDCLLTQGVEGYQEVLNVEGEVDFLSELEKKYILENGREGSTADPGAYDDDDDDDDYKDLVSSSAGSQSATQCLADSTDSDPTVAGFDHSNVKDVKWTDPVLSEPRVQLYFQSDSRGAGMKDVVREFIRKAKLALAIVMDSFSDVELLCDLLEASRKRNVSVHLLLDHLNLNLFVTMWQDLKLNSKNFPKLSVCSVNGQTYCAKTGRKLTGQIAESFIITDWTEVLTGSYSFSWLSWQVHRSLAVLVKGSAITPFHEEFHRLYSSCKPVPGFVTFIAAPHTPHLHITSHAAQNENIGISKSKSSQTKTVCHWAWNEDAQKTQTKAKMPVLTNPQSPELECNRGDNQPQHRAGTGTQTNTKPPLLFPKPLAQPGTSQSVSVEKPKHTLIGASAQHDEKTQVEPLEKNQTHVQNHSKTLGQTHVSYNQSQAAGLTAATTTTDEKNAKVQESNPLHTVNPTHGQHETVCYQSTLKKDSNLDYDSLGSEGLFFQQRNRDRLTKPSGIAAGLNTQRGQWNYSLHFKPNVELQSDNPKLLSPSTSQQQVKTGFQYSWINLRGQVSSLETRRQDQSQRLQQPPYQSYPTTEAAAMGTQLTPHLQADELFSTGTRARLHLQPLTSQQAKPPPRLNWMLQSHTARPRLVAQTSSFDTANGARQKTGGQPGWRPVHGNMNASLGRSKSLTDRHTAGFKGAGLDRT; from the exons ATGGAAGccagcagtgtgtctgtgctgggGTACAGGAGGTCCAAACCTCTGGGGAAGGTCAGGCGACGGGTTCAAGACCTCCGCATCCCTTCCTcttattactatgactttacagCCGTCAGACCCATGTTGGACCTGAGCCACAACGAGAGCACTCGGCTGGCGGTGGACTGCCTGCTCACCCAGGGCGTAGAGGGGTACCAGGAGGTGTTAAACGTAGAGGGGGAAGTGGACTTTCTGTCAGAGCTGGAAAAGAAGTACATCCTGGAAAATGGAAGAGAAGGCAGTACAG CTGATCCTGGTgcatatgatgatgatgacgatgatgatgattacaAAGATTTAGTGAGCTCATCAGCTGGCTCCCAGTCTGCCACACAATGCCTTGCAGACTCCACAGACAGCGATCCCACAGTGGCAGGTTTTGACCACAGCAATGTAAAAG ATGTGAAGTGGACTGATCCTGTCCTGAGTGAGCCCCGTGTTCAGCTTTATTTCCAGTCAGATAGCAGAGGAGCTGGCATGAAAGATGTGGTCAGGGAGTTCATCAGAAAGGCTAAACTG GCCCTGGCCATAGTGATGGACAGCTTCAGTGACGTAGAACTGCTCTGTGATCTTCTGGAGGCCAGCAGGAAGAGGAATGTGTCTGTTCACCTGCTGTTGGATCATCTCAACCTGAACCTGTTTGTTACCATGTGGCAGGACCTCAAACTCAACAGTAAAAACTTCCCT AAACTGTCAGTGTGCAGCGTCAACGGACAGACCTACTGTGCCAAGACAGGCAGGAAGCTGACAGGTCAGATTGCTGAGAGTTTTATCATCACTGACTGGACTGAGGTGCTGACTGGCTcatacag TTTCTCCTGGCTTTCCTGGCAGGTGCATCGGAGTCTTGCTGTTCTTGTAAAGGGCAGCGCCATCACACCTTTCCACGAGGAATTCCACAGGCTCTACTCCAGCTGCAAACCAGTCCCCGGCTTTGTCACTTTTATCGCTGCACCTCATACTCCCCATCTTCACATCACATCGCATGCagctcaaaatgaaaacattggcATTAGTAAGTCAAAATCAAGTCAGACCAAAACAGTGTGCCACTGGGCTTGGAATGAAGATGCTCAAAAGactcaaacaaaagcaaaaatgccagTTTTAACCAATCCACAGAGCCCAGAACTGGAGTGCAACAGAGGTGATAACCAGCCTCAACACAGAGCAGGTACAggtacacaaacaaacacaaaacctcCACTGCTGTTCCCAAAACCGCTGGCTCAGCCAGGAACATCACAGAGTGTATCTGTGGAAAAGCCAAAACATACACTGATCGGTGCCTCTGCGCAGcatgatgaaaaaacacaggTGGAACCTCTGGAGAAGAATCAAACCCATGTCCAGAATCATTCAAAAACTCTTGGTCAGACCCACGTCTCATACAATCAGTCGCAGGCTGCCGGTCTTAcagccgccaccaccaccacagatGAAAAGAATGCAAAGGTTCAAGAGTCAAACCCTCTTCACACTGTAAATCCCACACATGGACAACATGAGACTGTCTGTTACCAATCCACCTTGAAGAAGGATTCAAATCTTGATTACGACAGTCTGGGTAGTGAAGgacttttttttcagcaaagGAATAGAGACAGATTGACAAAACCTTCAGGGATTGCTGCAGGTCTCAACACACAAAGAGGACAGTGGAACTACTCACTTCACTTCAAACCGAATGTGGAGCTTCAATCAGATAATCCCAAACTACTGTCTCCTTCTACATCACAGCAACAAGTAAAGACAGGCTTTCAGTACTCTTGGATCAATTTAAGAGGACAAGTCTCCTCTCTAGAAACCAGGAGACAAGATCAGTCCCAGAGGCTCCAGCAACCCCCCTATCAGTCGTACCCAACCACAGAGGCTGCAGCCATGGGAACTCAGCTGACGCCTCATCTCCAGGCAGATGAGTTGTTCTCCACAGGTACAAGAGCCAGGCTGCACCTACAGCCCCTAACCTCTCAGCAGGCGAAGCCCCCTCCAAGGCTGAACTGGATGCTCCAGAGTCACACCGCAAGACCCAGGCTGGTGGCTCAAACCAGCTCCTTTGACACCGCCAACGGGGCGAGACAGAAAACGGGTGGACAGCCAGGCTGGAGGCCTGTTCATGGTAACATGAACGCGTCGCTGGGAAGGAGCAAGAGcttgactgacagacacacGGCAGGATTCAAAGGAGCAGGACTTGACAGGACCTGA
- the tbc1d31 gene encoding TBC1 domain family member 31 isoform X1, which yields MEVTDIGNKEEGKVWHRKPTQGKGLLVTVIRTTQQAKTVRFLHVAFDTTGDSFLAGDHHGNIYVFDISRNRFRLVQKTGQACTALAFSLRRTTEFLVALADYTIKCFDKDTKQLVSWMRGHEGAVSSISVHSSGRYAITTSSDTAQLWDLDSFQRKRKLNIRQSVGIQRVFFLPLSNTILSCFSDDSIFAWESDTLFCKYQLPVPDSGPKISYKAFAVTRDGKSLAAGGRSNLMHLWCLDSKQLLRVIQMPTQVRTVRQLEFLPDSFDGGASQTLGVLSQDGVMRFINIHTCKLLFHMGSHDDAITGVAVSPNGRHVVAIMDNGSINIYSVQSLTQELNKPPPSQVAVVSGGDANQELSNLKVKVRSEVVQRPVMSSGRRQVKILRPPAVCAADDKENELPAGLNKKRLVALLKAFGEYPAKYRMFVWRSLLCLPENHAAYSSLTDKGLHSAYLTLHDKYPIKSHKLQRGLQRVLSALAHWAAIFGELEYLPLVAFPFVKLFQNNPMLCFEVVATVIVNWCQHWFEYFPNPPLNILSAAENVLAHHDKELLQHLMDCGITSQLYVWPLLETLFSEVLTRDEWLRLFDNIFSNHPSFLIMACVAYITCCREPLLLCSQKQDFEYFFHHRNNLDMAAMIKEAYRLLSSTPADIHPRTILSDFTPLTTGQYPVFNHYPEFIVEYQSREREKIRLQEMEYLHERQEVSAHRTDFVRRQAEEEAYYTQQELLQKAEEQRRNILAQEEEKLTQQRAKLAAMKRELKVKELQLLDATKRRFLKHQQDLRASQIQRLDQEISRKMDLRERETAAAVQDLEVRQMELEAQRRRLEQHLLKEQERMGRDVEAEVEMRMRKAEREEESYTELLHSTETNMQILEESLAEACQLGLESDWQREVAERLQQVDAEQERKRERLAELHRQTLAEEERLADTMRDVAGRKWDEVMSSRAQLQEQRQAWSSAVTDGQKQTRMRSPGLSRGLPQKLGTATAVHVGTSGVGLAIKQDTATTPRQAGSNMVCLNSSSPSESTSTNFSLDRGRAKLDSSERELLKEIRELRQKLAARAREGSSASSQSVHTLSSVSQ from the exons atggaggTGACAGACATCGGAAACAAAGAAGAGGGGAAAGTCTGGCATCGAAAACCAACCCAAGGCAAAGG TTTGTTAGTGACGGTGATCCGCACTACTCAGCAGGCCAAGACGGTGCGTTTCCTCCATGTGGCATTTGACACCACAGGAGATTCCTTCCTGGCTGGagatcaccatggcaacatcTATGTCTTTGACATCAGTAGAAACAG ATTTCGTCTGGTGCAGAAGACTGGGCAGGCATGCACTGCTCTGGCTTTCAGCCTCCGCAGGACCACAGAGTTCCTTGTGGCCCTGGCTGACTACACCATCAAGTGCTTTGACAAGG acacaaagcagTTGGTCAGTTGGATGCGAGGTCACGAGGGAGCAGTTTCATCCATTTCTGTCCACAGCTCAGGCCGCTACGCCATTACCACGTCCTCAGACACGGCTCAGCTCTGGGACCTGGACAGCTtccagaggaagaggaagctgaacATCAGGCAGTCTGTTGGCATACAGAGG gtgtttttccttcctctcagtAACACCATCCTCAGCTGTTTCAGTGATGACTCCATCTTTGCTTGGGAGAGTGACACACTGTTCTGCAAATACCAGCTCCCTGTTCCTGACTCCGGACCTAAAATCTCCTACAAGGCCTTTGCCGTCACACG TGATGGTAAGAGTCTTGCAGCAGGTGGGCGCTCCAACCTGATGCACCTGTGGTGTCTGGACAGCAAACAGCTGCTCAGAGTGATTCAGATGCCCACGCAAGTCCGAACCGTCAGACAGCTGGAGTTTCTGCCCGACAGCTTTGACGGTGGAGCGAGCCAG ACACTAGGTGTGTTGAGTCAGGATGGTGTGATGCGTTTCATCAACATCCACACCTGCAAGCTGCTTTTCCACATGGGTTCCCATGATGACGCCATCACAGGAGTGGCAGTCAGCCCCAATGGCAGACATGTTGTGGCCATCATGGATAACGGCAGCATCAATATCTACAGTGTCCAGAGTCTCACACAGGAATTAAACAAG CCTCCTCCCTCCCAGGTGGCAGTAGTCTCAGGTGGTGATGCTAATCAGGAATTGTCTAAcctaaaggtcaaggtcagatCTGAGGTTGTTCAAAGACCAGTCATGAGCTCGGGTAGAAGACAAGTGAAGATACTTAGAccccctgctgtgtgtgcagctgatgATAAAgag AATGAACTACCAGCTGGTCTGAATAAAAAGAGACTGGTTGCTCTGCTGAAGGCCTTTGGAGAATATCCTGCTAAATACAG gatgtTTGTGTGGCGGtctttgctgtgtctcccagaGAACCATGCAGCATACAGCAGTCTGACTGATAAAGGCCTGCACTCAGCCTACCTCACTCTGCATGATAAATACCCCATCAAAAGTCACAAGTTACAGAGAGGGCTTCAgag GGTTTTGTCTGCATTAGCTCACTGGGCAGCCATCTTTGGAGAGCTGGAGTACCTTCCCCTGGTGGCCTTCCCCTTTGTCAAGCTCTTCCAGAACAACCCGATGCTCTGCTTCGAGGTGGTGGCAACTGTCATAG TGAACTGGTGCCAGcactggtttgagtatttcccCAACCCTCCTCTGAACATCCTGAGCGCGGCAGAGAATGTTCTGGCTCATCACGACAAGGAGCTGCTGCAACACCTGATGGACTGTGGCATCACTTCACAG CTCTATGTGTGGCCCCTGCTGGAGACCCTGTTCTCAGAGGTGTTGACTCGTGATGAGTGGCTTCGGCTCTTTGACAACATTTTCTCCAACCATCCTTCATTCCTGATCATGGCCTGTGTGGCTTATATCACCTGCTGCCGCgagcctctgctgctctgctcccagAAACAGGATTTTGAG tatttttttcacCATCGTAACAACCTGGACATGGCAGCCATGATAAAGGAGGCCTACCGGCTGCTGAGCAGCACGCCTGCAGACATCCATCCCAGGACTATTCTGTCTGACTTTACCCCACTGACCACGGGCCAGTACCCTGTGTTCAACCACTACCCAGAATTCATAGTGGAATATCAGAGCCGGGAGAGGGAGAAGATACGATTGCAGGAGATGGAGTATCTCCATGAGag GCAGGAGGTATCAGCGCATCGTACAGATTTTGTGCGTCGTCAAGCTGAAGAGGAGGCCTACTACACTCAACAG gagctgctgcagaaggCGGAGGAACAGCGCAGAAACATCCTggcacaagaagaagaaaaactaacaCAGCAGAGAGCAAA GTTGGCAGCCATGAAGAGAGAACTGAAGGTGAAGGAGTTACAGCTACTGGACGCAACTAAAAGACGCTTCCTCAAACACCAACAAGACCTGAGAGCCTCACAGATACAAAGACTAGACCAGGAGATCAGTAGAAAG ATGGATCTGCGGGAGCgagaaacagctgcagcagtccaGGACCTGGAGGTCAGACAGATGGAGCTAGAGGCTCAGAGGAGGCGACTTGAACAG CACCTGCTGAAGGAGCAGGAGCGGATGGGACGGGATGTTGAGGCAGAGGTggagatgaggatgaggaaggcagaaagagaggaggagagctacacagagctgctgcacagcacagagacaaacatgcaG ATCCTGGAGGAATCCCTGGCGGAGGCGTGCCAGCTGGGCCTGGAGTCAGACTGGCAGAGAGAGGTGGCGGAGCGCCTGCAGCAGGTCGACGCcgagcaggagaggaagagggagagactgGCAGAGCTTCACAGGCAAACcctggcagaggaggagagattgGCTGACACCATGAGAGATGTGGCAGGAAGAAAG TGGGATGAAGTGATGAGTAGCAGAGCCCAGTTACAGGAGCAGCGACAGGCCTGGTCTTCAGCAGTCACAG ATGGCCAGAAACAAACGAGGATGAGGTCACCGGGTTTGAGCAGAGGACTTCCTCAAAAACTGGGCACTGCCACTGCAGTTCATGTAGGAACCAGCGGTGTTGGTCTAGCAATCAAACAAGACACTGCCACCACTCCAAGGCAGGCAGGAAGCAACATGGTGTGTCTGAACAGCAGTTCACCTTCTGAGAGCACCTCCACCAACT TCTCCCTAGACCGAGGCCGGGCCAAGCTGGACAGCAGCGAGAGAGAGCTGCTTAAGGAAATCAGAGAACTGCGACAGAAGCTGGCGGCCAGAGCCAGAGAGGGCAGCTCTGCCTCCTCACAGTCTGTCCACACgctgtcctctgtctcccagTGA